The Gemmata palustris genome includes a region encoding these proteins:
- the cfa gene encoding cyclopropane fatty acyl phospholipid synthase, with protein MRFGSERRVRRLLERADVCVGGNRPWDIEVHDGRFFGSVARSGALGAGEAYSAEWWDCPRLDQLVERVVATGAVDRFAGYLGRARAAWRRAFGNGRGTVADIHYARDPAFFRAWLGPTLNYSCGYWRSATNLDDAQRHKMSLIAAKLQLGPGDRVLDIGCGWGGLARYLGEVGCRVVGVTNTPAQAAFAQRHCAGLDVRILGCDFRDPQVRAAGPFDRVVSVGMFEHVGRRHHGEFLNLCRHVLPPGGLALLHTMGRTTPGDFDSWTDRYIFPNSYVPSMADIVEAAAGRFVVEDWHNFGADYDRTLMAWHAGFEQWAKVQSPPCDPHFYRTWRYYLLTYAGYFRTRQRAQLWQIVLAKDGVAGGYRSVRDVCPTARPEVKKV; from the coding sequence ATGCGATTCGGGTCTGAGCGACGGGTTCGGAGGCTTCTCGAACGTGCTGATGTCTGCGTCGGCGGGAACCGGCCCTGGGACATTGAGGTTCACGACGGGCGGTTCTTCGGGAGCGTCGCGCGATCGGGCGCGCTCGGGGCAGGCGAGGCGTATTCGGCCGAGTGGTGGGACTGCCCCCGACTCGACCAACTCGTCGAGCGGGTCGTCGCGACGGGGGCCGTCGATCGGTTCGCGGGGTACCTCGGCCGCGCCCGCGCGGCCTGGCGGCGGGCGTTCGGCAACGGGCGGGGCACGGTCGCCGACATTCACTATGCCCGCGACCCGGCGTTCTTCCGGGCGTGGCTCGGCCCGACTCTGAACTACTCGTGCGGGTACTGGCGGTCGGCGACGAACCTGGACGACGCCCAGCGGCACAAGATGAGCTTGATAGCCGCCAAACTCCAACTCGGGCCGGGGGACCGGGTGCTGGACATCGGGTGCGGGTGGGGCGGACTGGCCCGGTACCTGGGGGAGGTCGGGTGCAGGGTGGTCGGGGTGACGAACACCCCGGCGCAGGCGGCGTTCGCGCAACGGCACTGTGCCGGGCTGGACGTGCGAATCCTGGGGTGTGACTTCCGCGACCCTCAAGTCCGAGCGGCCGGGCCGTTCGACCGGGTCGTTTCGGTCGGGATGTTCGAGCACGTCGGCCGCCGGCACCACGGCGAGTTCCTCAACTTGTGCCGACACGTGCTACCGCCCGGAGGGCTGGCACTCCTCCACACCATGGGCCGGACGACCCCCGGCGACTTCGACTCGTGGACCGATCGGTACATCTTCCCGAATAGTTACGTGCCGTCGATGGCGGACATTGTGGAGGCCGCGGCGGGGCGGTTCGTTGTCGAGGACTGGCACAACTTCGGTGCCGACTACGACCGCACCCTGATGGCATGGCACGCCGGGTTCGAGCAATGGGCGAAGGTCCAGTCCCCGCCGTGTGACCCGCACTTCTACCGGACGTGGCGGTACTACCTGTTGACGTATGCCGGGTACTTCCGGACTCGCCAGCGGGCGCAGTTGTGGCAGATCGTGCTGGCGAAGGACGGGGTTGCGGGTGGATACCGGTCGGTTCGCGACGTGTGCCCCACTGCCCGGCCCGAGGTTAAGAAGGTCTGA